The following proteins come from a genomic window of Solwaraspora sp. WMMA2065:
- a CDS encoding ABC transporter substrate-binding protein, with translation MSRPLTRRAALLRTAAVATAATLALTGCGQAGDGSGGPDDAQPGVSPEAAASYPVTVGDLTLEVRPERIVALSPTATEMLFAIGAGDQVAAVDDNSNHPAEAPTTELSGFTPNVEAIAGYEPDLVVLSGDTNEVVAGLTRLSIPVYLAGAAVTLDDTYRQITELGALTGHPEAAADLVDTMRSDIDKLVADAAQPAEPLSYYYELDPTLYTVTSETFVGSLFTMVGLTNIADPADPSGEAGGYPQLSAEALIDADPDLIFLADTRCCQQNAQTVAQRAGWSTITAVQTGQVVELDDDIASRWGPRVVDLVRAIVDAVDAAAAS, from the coding sequence ATGAGCAGACCCCTTACGCGGCGGGCAGCGTTGCTGCGTACCGCCGCGGTCGCCACCGCCGCGACCCTCGCCCTGACCGGATGCGGCCAGGCCGGCGACGGCTCCGGCGGGCCCGACGACGCGCAGCCCGGCGTCAGCCCGGAGGCCGCCGCCAGCTACCCGGTCACCGTCGGTGACCTGACCCTGGAGGTACGCCCGGAGCGGATCGTCGCACTGTCGCCGACCGCGACCGAGATGCTCTTCGCGATCGGCGCCGGCGACCAGGTGGCCGCCGTCGACGACAACTCCAACCACCCGGCCGAGGCGCCGACCACCGAGCTGTCCGGGTTCACCCCGAACGTCGAGGCGATCGCCGGCTACGAGCCCGACCTGGTGGTGCTCTCCGGCGACACCAACGAGGTGGTGGCCGGGCTGACCCGACTGTCGATCCCGGTCTACCTGGCCGGGGCGGCGGTGACCCTGGACGACACGTACCGTCAGATCACCGAGCTGGGCGCCCTCACCGGGCACCCGGAGGCAGCGGCCGACCTGGTCGACACCATGCGGTCCGACATCGACAAACTGGTCGCCGACGCGGCGCAGCCGGCCGAGCCGTTGAGCTACTACTACGAGCTCGACCCGACTCTCTACACGGTGACCAGCGAAACCTTCGTCGGGTCGCTGTTCACCATGGTCGGGCTGACCAACATCGCCGACCCGGCGGACCCGTCCGGGGAGGCCGGCGGCTACCCGCAGCTGTCCGCCGAGGCGCTGATCGACGCCGACCCGGACCTGATCTTCCTCGCCGACACCAGGTGCTGCCAGCAGAACGCGCAGACGGTGGCGCAGCGGGCCGGCTGGTCCACCATCACCGCCGTACAGACCGGTCAGGTGGTCGAGCTCGACGACGACATCGCGTCCCGCTGGGGTCCCCGGGTGGTCGACCTGGTCCGGGCGATCGTCGACGCGGTCGACGCGGCGGCGGCGTCCTGA
- a CDS encoding M14 family zinc carboxypeptidase, with protein MRFRAPTANAGSWRRTTVLAVATVVGLFAVVTGPVSADPKPSGVDRESIAGPYRVLGPRTFADRDAVAGTGAAIDYIEHGILNITATRAEVSAIQALGFEVEAVRAPTRTDASGDVTTLDFPPSDSAYHNYAELTTVVNQVVSSHSNIARKISIGTSYEGRDLMAVKISDNVGTDEDEPEILFNSQQHAREHLTVEMAIYLLNLFTDGYGSDSRITNIVNTREIWIVPTVNPDGSEYDIATGSYRSWRKNRQPNSGSFAVGTDLNRNWDYLWGCCGGSSGSPSSSTYRGPYAFSAPETQALRDFVNSRVVGGEQQITANIDFHSYSELVLWPFGWTTANTPSGMTTDQYNTFATLGTQMAATNGYTPEQSSDLYITDGSSIDWMWGVHGIWAYTFELYPGSSSGGGFYPPDEVIPTQTARNREAVLMFSEYADCPYRVIGKESQYCGGGPVDPPGSTVWADDFESATGWTTDPSGTDTATTGQWERGVAQATSSGGALQLTAYQGSNSLVTGRLAGSSAGSYDIDSGATSARSPAITLPSSGTLTLSLAWYLAHLNNSSSADYLRISVVHSGGTTTLLNQSGAGSNRYGSWSTGSYNLTPYAGQTVRILVEAADASTASLVEAAIDDVRITRS; from the coding sequence ATGCGATTCCGCGCACCAACTGCCAACGCCGGCTCGTGGCGCAGGACCACCGTCCTGGCCGTCGCGACCGTCGTCGGCCTGTTCGCCGTCGTGACCGGCCCGGTCTCGGCCGATCCCAAGCCCAGCGGTGTCGACCGGGAGTCGATCGCCGGCCCGTACCGGGTCCTCGGGCCGCGCACCTTCGCCGACCGCGACGCGGTGGCCGGGACCGGCGCCGCGATCGACTACATCGAGCATGGCATCCTCAACATCACCGCGACCCGGGCCGAGGTCAGCGCGATCCAGGCGCTCGGCTTCGAGGTCGAAGCGGTCCGGGCACCCACCAGGACCGACGCGTCCGGCGACGTCACCACGTTGGACTTCCCGCCGTCCGACTCGGCGTACCACAACTACGCAGAGCTGACCACGGTGGTCAACCAGGTAGTCTCCAGCCACTCGAACATCGCCCGGAAGATCAGCATCGGGACCTCGTACGAGGGCCGCGACCTGATGGCGGTCAAGATCTCCGACAACGTCGGCACCGACGAGGACGAGCCGGAGATCCTGTTCAACTCACAGCAGCACGCCCGCGAGCACCTCACCGTCGAGATGGCGATCTACCTGCTGAACCTGTTCACCGACGGCTACGGCAGCGACTCGCGGATCACCAACATCGTCAACACCCGCGAGATCTGGATCGTGCCGACCGTCAACCCGGACGGCAGTGAGTACGACATCGCCACCGGCTCGTACCGGTCCTGGCGCAAGAACCGCCAGCCCAACAGCGGCTCGTTTGCCGTCGGCACCGACCTGAACCGCAACTGGGACTACCTGTGGGGCTGCTGCGGCGGATCCTCCGGCTCCCCGTCGTCGTCGACCTACCGCGGCCCGTACGCCTTCTCCGCCCCGGAGACGCAGGCGCTGCGCGACTTCGTCAACAGCCGGGTGGTCGGCGGTGAGCAGCAGATCACGGCCAACATCGACTTCCACAGCTACTCGGAGCTGGTGCTCTGGCCGTTCGGCTGGACCACCGCCAACACCCCGTCCGGGATGACCACCGACCAGTACAACACCTTCGCCACCCTCGGTACGCAGATGGCGGCGACCAACGGCTACACCCCGGAACAGTCGTCCGACCTCTACATCACCGACGGCAGCAGCATCGACTGGATGTGGGGCGTGCACGGCATCTGGGCGTACACCTTCGAGCTGTACCCCGGCTCGTCCAGCGGCGGCGGCTTCTACCCGCCCGACGAGGTGATCCCCACCCAGACCGCCCGCAACCGGGAAGCGGTGCTGATGTTCAGCGAGTACGCCGACTGCCCGTACCGGGTGATCGGCAAGGAGTCGCAGTACTGCGGCGGCGGTCCGGTCGACCCGCCGGGCAGCACCGTCTGGGCGGACGACTTCGAGTCCGCGACCGGCTGGACGACCGACCCGAGCGGCACCGACACCGCCACCACCGGGCAGTGGGAGCGCGGCGTCGCGCAGGCCACCAGCTCCGGCGGGGCCCTGCAGCTGACCGCCTACCAGGGCAGCAACAGCCTGGTCACCGGGCGGCTGGCCGGCTCCTCGGCCGGCTCGTACGACATCGACAGCGGGGCCACCAGCGCCCGCTCCCCGGCGATCACGCTGCCGTCGAGCGGCACCCTCACCCTGTCGCTCGCCTGGTACCTGGCCCACCTGAACAACTCGTCGTCGGCCGACTACCTGCGGATCAGCGTGGTGCACAGTGGCGGCACGACGACGCTGTTGAACCAGTCCGGCGCGGGGAGCAACCGGTACGGGTCCTGGTCGACCGGCAGCTACAACCTGACCCCGTACGCGGGTCAGACGGTGCGGATCCTGGTCGAGGCGGCGGACGCCTCCACCGCCAGCCTGGTCGAGGCGGCCATCGACGACGTCCGGATCACCAGGTCCTGA
- a CDS encoding aminoglycoside phosphotransferase family protein — MTLSAGRPMMANVAQVEVVVAHHERATLRVGDVFLKIDADQTRTDVEVEAMARAPVPTPQVLWRRPPVLALAAVAGTALGRLGEPSAASAAAWTATGAAVRMLHDAPLPPWPGRSPDELASQLDGECRWLIANRVLPADLVMRNRRIAGAALRPWTPVFTHGDLQIAHVFVDGDEVTGMLDWSEAGRGDALFDLATLTLGHRERLGDVLAGYGTAVDLDVIGAWWSLRSLLAIRWLVEHGFDPASPGCEIDVLRSAGTPLTGQ; from the coding sequence ATGACGCTGTCTGCCGGCCGCCCGATGATGGCCAACGTGGCGCAGGTCGAGGTCGTCGTCGCCCATCACGAGCGCGCGACCCTGCGCGTCGGCGACGTGTTCCTGAAAATCGATGCCGATCAGACACGCACCGACGTCGAGGTCGAGGCGATGGCGAGAGCACCGGTGCCGACTCCGCAGGTGCTGTGGCGTAGACCGCCCGTACTCGCGCTTGCTGCCGTTGCCGGGACGGCGCTCGGCCGGCTTGGCGAGCCGTCGGCGGCGTCGGCGGCGGCCTGGACAGCGACGGGTGCCGCCGTACGGATGCTGCACGACGCGCCGCTGCCACCGTGGCCCGGTCGCAGTCCCGACGAGTTGGCTTCGCAACTCGACGGCGAGTGCAGGTGGCTCATCGCGAACAGAGTGCTCCCCGCCGACCTCGTCATGCGCAACCGCCGGATCGCCGGGGCCGCGTTGCGGCCGTGGACACCGGTCTTCACGCACGGCGACCTGCAGATCGCCCACGTCTTCGTCGACGGTGATGAGGTCACCGGCATGCTCGACTGGTCCGAGGCAGGCCGAGGTGACGCCCTGTTCGACCTCGCCACCCTGACACTCGGGCACCGGGAGCGCCTTGGTGACGTCCTCGCCGGCTACGGCACCGCCGTCGACCTCGACGTGATCGGCGCGTGGTGGTCGCTACGCAGCCTGTTGGCGATCCGTTGGCTGGTCGAGCACGGCTTCGACCCGGCCTCGCCGGGCTGCGAGATCGACGTGCTGAGATCCGCGGGGACCCCGCTGACCGGCCAATGA
- a CDS encoding DUF2809 domain-containing protein, producing MAGLRWRVRLAGVTAAAGFLAVALGIRVLAGGNGVLDSSGALQQYSGTALYASMVHAGVFVLAPGAGPIAAGAGAVAFCWLVEFLQLTGVPAELSERSLLARLVLGVHFDPTDLAWYVVGVLPLVLLHAGVDRWRLCHRDRQPAGAGAGRGRGR from the coding sequence GTGGCGGGTCTCAGGTGGCGGGTACGGTTGGCGGGCGTGACCGCCGCCGCCGGGTTCCTCGCCGTGGCACTCGGCATCCGGGTGCTGGCCGGTGGGAACGGCGTGCTGGACAGTTCCGGCGCGCTGCAGCAGTACTCCGGCACCGCCCTGTACGCATCGATGGTCCATGCCGGCGTGTTCGTCCTGGCACCGGGTGCCGGGCCGATCGCGGCCGGGGCGGGTGCCGTCGCCTTCTGCTGGCTCGTCGAGTTCCTGCAGCTGACCGGCGTACCGGCGGAGCTGTCCGAGCGCAGTCTGCTGGCACGGCTGGTCCTCGGTGTCCATTTCGACCCCACCGACCTGGCCTGGTACGTGGTGGGCGTACTGCCGTTGGTGCTGCTGCACGCGGGCGTCGACCGTTGGCGACTGTGCCACCGGGACCGGCAGCCGGCTGGCGCCGGTGCCGGTCGCGGGCGTGGCCGGTGA
- a CDS encoding GntR family transcriptional regulator → MIVIDAASPTPPYEQLRAQLARQIQDRSLAVGTRLPTVRRLAADLGLAVNTVGRAYRELEEAGLIETRGRAGSFVTAAGDQALEQAHRAARDYATIIARSGIDPAEAIRIVQAALGRPATP, encoded by the coding sequence ATGATCGTCATCGACGCCGCCTCGCCGACGCCGCCGTACGAGCAGCTGCGGGCCCAGCTCGCCCGGCAGATCCAGGACCGGTCGCTGGCCGTCGGCACCCGGCTGCCGACGGTCCGCCGGCTCGCCGCCGACCTCGGCCTGGCCGTGAACACCGTCGGTCGGGCGTACCGGGAGCTGGAGGAGGCCGGGCTGATCGAGACCCGTGGGCGGGCCGGCTCGTTCGTCACAGCCGCCGGCGACCAGGCCCTCGAACAGGCCCACCGCGCCGCCCGCGACTACGCGACGATCATCGCCCGGAGCGGCATCGACCCCGCCGAGGCGATCCGGATCGTCCAGGCGGCCCTGGGCCGCCCGGCCACACCGTGA
- a CDS encoding AbrB/MazE/SpoVT family DNA-binding domain-containing protein: MKLNSKGQVTIPASLRAKHGLHEGDEIEVVEEGGALRIVRVDGAPSRGQRLVRHLRGQGAARETEGMTTDQLMELLRGE, encoded by the coding sequence GTGAAGCTGAACAGCAAGGGTCAGGTGACCATCCCTGCGTCGCTGCGCGCCAAACACGGCCTGCATGAAGGCGACGAGATCGAGGTTGTCGAGGAGGGCGGCGCGCTGCGGATCGTGCGGGTCGACGGCGCCCCCTCCAGAGGACAACGGCTTGTGCGGCATCTACGCGGGCAGGGCGCCGCACGCGAGACGGAGGGCATGACCACGGACCAGCTCATGGAGTTGCTCCGTGGCGAGTGA